A region of the Leptospira sp. WS39.C2 genome:
AATTGTAAATGAACCTGCTGCAGACGAACAAACTATCATCACTTTAATGCATTTATGGAATCAAATCATAAACTTAAAGAATTTTTTTCAAGATGAAATCTTAAATGTTCCAACTACCGAAAGATTTCAATTATTAGAAACTATGTTAAGTCAGTTCTTTAACTTCCAAGAAGAAACAGAACAAGAAAGAATATTCTATAGGCAATGGATAAAGGAAATCCAGAATTGGTGCGATACCAATTGGAATACCACAAAAGATCTTTTGCTTTTCATAAATATACAAACAGAAGAAATTTTTTCTAACATCCAAACCCAAAGAGGTAATTATCTTACGGAGGGAATTACAGTCTCACTTTTACAACCAATGCGACCTATCCCGTTTTCACATATATACATTGTGGGATTAGGTGAAGGTAAATTCCCTGGAGCAAGGGATGTTTCAAGATTTAATCTTAGAAAAAATGATTACCAACCATGGGATCTAAACAGAATCGAAATTCAAGAATCCTTATTTTGGGAAACTATTTTATCAGCTGAAGACAGTATTACGTTTTCCTATGTTGGGAAAAATACTTTAGAAGATAAAGAATTTGAGCCATGTTCCAGTTTATTCGAAATTATGTTTGCAATGGGAATCAAAACAGCCACCGAAATTCCACTAACACCATATAGTCGATTTTACAACATGGAAATCTTACACTCTTATGATTACTCCAGAAATTTAAGGCAATATTCAAATTGGAATTTTACACTAACTAAGCCTAATTTTACAGAAGTGGAAGATCTTATTCCTTCTGATACTAATACCAATCAACCCAAGGAAATTTCGATCGATGTTTTAACATATAGTTTTAGAAATCCTATCCTAAGACAGTTAAGAGAAAATTTAGGATATTTTTTAGAAGAAGATGAACCATCTTCGGAAGAACCATTTTATTTCGATACTTTGGAACAGTTTTTATTCAAATCAAAATTTTTGCCTTTTTTCACTGAAACGTTGGTCAAAGAAAAAAACTGGCCATGGGATAAAGCCGCAATTGAACATAAATTAGCTGAGCTATCAAAAATTGCAGAACAAAAAGCGGAGTATCCTTATGGTACGTTCCATTTAGTAACTTCGGAAACACTATTAAATGAATTAATACAACTTTCTGAAACTTATCAGTCAATAAAAATGGATTTTTTTGCCAACCAAGATCACATAGAATATTTTGATTATGTTTCCATTGGCGACACTGGACTAAGAAAGGCAAAAAAAATACCAGCTTACCAAATGAATGAAACCCAATCGATCATCGGTGAATGGGAAAATATGATCTGTATAGGTGATATATTTTATTGGTTCTATCCAAAAACAATATATGATAAACCAGAAAAAGGAAATGAGTTCATCAAAGACTATTTTGGGAAGATGATGGCTGTTTTTTTGAGTGCCTGTTTGTTTCGTTCGGTTGGCAAAAAACTGATTGTATTTCCAATCCTTTCAAAAAACAACTCTACTCTTGATTTTAGTATGTTGTCTGAAGAAAAAGCAAAAGAATACATTCAAAAATCTGTTTCTTACATTCATTCAGAATCACCTAAATACATCCCGAATGTTGCTTTGAATTTATTTTTTGCAAATTCCTATTCCAATCTCAATTTGTTTCAAACAGATATAGAGGAGATTGAATTTGCTTGGAAAGAATTTTTGGCTGAGGAATCAGAAACTGTATTAGAATTGGAAACAAAGGTAATGAAATTATCACCTTACACTAAAGAGTTATTAGAGAATTTTTCTATCAAAGAGGCACTTCCCCTACTCTTACCACTCCTTAAAAAAGGATTTTAACGAATGGACCATCCTTTAAGTAAACAAAAACAATTCATAGAAGCATCAGCAGGTACAGGAAAAACACATTTAATCATGAAAATGTTAGGTGATGTTATGACCCATGATGTAACAAATAAAATTAAAGAAAATAGACTACTCAACTTTTTAATTTTGACATTTACTGAAAAAGCTGCTGGAGAATTAAAAACCAGGCTTAAATTTAAAATCTTAGAACTTTATGACCAAGGGAAAAATCCAGAATATTATCATTACCTTAGGGACTTAGATCAAATCACTATTTCCACCATTCATGGATTTTGTAATATGATTTTGTCAGAATACCCCGTCGAAACACAAAGTAATCCAAATGTACGTCTTATATCAAATGAAGAATTGGTTAAGAGAAAATTTTATGATTTAAAAAGAAAAGAATGGGGCAGAAGGGACAAAGATACATTAGCAAATGATATCCTCATTTCGAATCTCTTTAAAAAAGAAGATCTAATCATTTACACAACTAATAAACTTTTGGCTGACACAAAAAATTATGAATTCCCAAAATTTTTATCAATTCATGAATGTTTAGAGTCAGCTATAAACCTCGAACTTGAAACTCAAATAATAGAAATTTGCGACACACTGGCTGGACCTATTGGAGATTCCATTTTCAAACAAGGGAATAAAAGTACGATCCAGAAATGGATGGACAATTGGTTTGAACTTCGATCATTTGCAATGGCGATTCAAAACCGCGATATAAAAACATTAACGGATCAAATCAAAAAAATCTCAAAACTTAGCCGATCAATAGACAAAGAAGAAGGATCTGGTTTCCAATATTTTCTCTTATTAGGAAAGACAGTAGCAAAAAATCTAAATGAAGAAACGAAATCATTTCAAAGTAAACTTAATAGAACTGTTTCCTTTTTGAATGAAACTTTCCCGTTAAACCAACTCGATTTTAAAGGATCAATTTTTCTACAAGACACAGTTGGAATGTTATTGTCGGAAACAAAATCTATATTTGAAGAAAGTGAATTTTTAACTTATGATCAAATGATTTTGAAAGTTTATGATTGTATTGTTCGAAATCCAAACCAAACATTGATCCAATCAATCAAAGAAAGATTCAATGTCTGCATATTAGATGAATTCCAAGATACAGACAAAAACCAGTACCAAATATTCAAAACTTTATTTTTGGAACAAAACTCCAGCTCACGAATGTTATTTTGTATCGGAGATCCAAAACAAAGTATTTATGGATTCCGTGGAGCGGACATTGGAATTTATTTGGAAGCATCAAAAGACTTTGAAGGCTCCAAATCGACATTGGAAACTAATTATCGTTCAACGAAAGAGTTAATAGCTGGGTTAAATTTTCTTTTTTATGATGATACTAAAGAATTCGGTGCAACTCATTTTTTCCCAATTGAAGAACCAGGATCAAAAAAGGAAAACTATTTGTACAAAATAGTTTCTGCACCGGATCCAGCAGATATTAAGTACAAATATAGTGACCCGAACGAATCGGCGATTCATATATTTAATTTTGAAGAACGTTTCAGTAACCTCAATAAAACCAAAAACATTTGGGCAGAAACAATCAAAAATGAAATCTTAAACATCAAAAACACAACTACCACAATTCCATATCATAAAAAAGGAGAACCCAACCTACTTCAAATTAAACTGAAAGATATCGCAATCCTTTGTGGGAATAAAAAAGAAACAGAATTAGTAGAAGCTAATTTAACAAAAGCTGGGATTCCTTGTTCTATTTACAAACAAAGAGGGATCTACCAATCCAGAGAAGCAGATCAAATCGAAAATCTTCTAGAATGTTTGCTGAGTACCAACTCTTCTCAAAGTTATAAGAGAATACTTTTCTCAGACATCTTTTGCATCCAACCAAATGATATAAACAAATTTGATGAACATTCTATTGATTCTTATGAAAAATCTCTAATTGATAAGTGGCAAAGACTCATCAGAGACAATCGTTTTGCAACATTCTTTCGTTCAGTAATGGATGAGACAAAATTATTTTGGAAAGAAGGAGCAAATACACTTGAATGGGAAAGGAAACGAACAAACATTCGTCAAATTTTCCAAAAACTGATCGAAGTGCAGATGGAGACAAATTGTAACCTTGAAGAATTATTATCCAGTTTACGACAATTAAAGCAGAAAAAACACTCGCCGGAAGAAGAACCACTCTTTGACAGAGAAACAGAAGCAGATGCAGTTCAAATTCTAACAATCCATGCATCAAAAGGATTAGAATGGCCTGTTGTATTCCTATTTTATTTTGGAAGTCGTTCTCCCAACTTAACAAATTATGAATTTCCAATTGAGATAAACAAAAATGCAGTTATCGATAGAAAATGGATTCTAAGTTTATGGAATGCTAATTCCGACAAAGAAGATGAATCCAAACATTTTCTAAATGAACAGAAACGATTGTTATATGTTGCATTAACAAGGCCAAATTTGCGACTTTATCTTCCAAAAATAATTTGGGGAACAACTAAAAAAGAAGACTCCATTCCAAACACTGGTTACAGTAAAATTCTATATCCAGAACTTTTGAGAATACAAAACAAAACTTCTGAAAACATAGATTTCAAAAACTATTTTGTTTTCCGTTCCCCTAATGATTTTAAATCGAATGAAAATTTCAACAAAGAATCGGAAGCAAAAGTTAGTGATCAAAAAACACCCTCCCCTATCCTTTATCCTTCAGAAATCAAAATAGGCAGAGTTCTTTTACAACATAGTTATACAAGTTTACAATCTAATGAAAAAAACTTACAAATTGTACAAAATGGCCAAGAAAAGGAAATAGAAGAAACACAAGAAATTGTAGCAGATATAAACCTTCAACAATTGCCATCAAGTGCAATGGTCGGGAATTTCCTTCACAACATCTTGGAGCTCTCTGATTTTTCCATTTATGAATTGAGTTTGGAAGAATTAATAAAAAATAAAGCCTGGAAATGGGCTTATGAAAATTCTTTTTCTCGTTACCCAATTGATACTTCAAACCTTGAAATAAATACCGAATCCACTGTCGCAACTTTATTAAAAAGTGCAATGATGGCTACACTCATACTAGCCGATGGTAATGAATTGAAATTAAGCGAACTAAAAGAAGAAGAAAAATCTTCTGAATTAAAGTTTCATCTCTTACTACAAAAATTATTACTTGAAAGTGGTGCAACTTTAACAGAAGGATTTGAACATTATTTAAAAGGTGCAATTGATTTGGTATTTATCAAAAACAATAAATTCTATATTGTTGATTATAAATCCAATTTATTACCTAACCATGACTATAGTAAAAGTGCCGTAGAGCACGCTGTCCGTGAAAAGGGTTATTTATTCCAAAAGTCAGTTTATTCGTTCATCCTATTCGAATACTTAAAATCACTTTTTGGAGCCGAAGTAGCATTACAAAAATTTGGTGGTGTTTTCTATTTATTTTTGAGAGGGATGAATGGCAAAAATCAAACTGGAATTTATTCAGACTTAAAACTTTCTGAAAACGATTGGACATTGCAAGATTTCGAATCAATTAAAAAAGAAGTTATGGTTTATATTAGAAATGCATCTGATCATTTAGAAAAGGTTTATTCATGAAATTAGTAAACAATGCCATACTTTCCTTTGCAAAATCACTTCAGATTTCGTATCCAAATTGGGACCAATCTACTATAAATACAATATCAGAACTTATGCAACAAACTTTGTCAGGGGATTTATATGTAACCATCACCGATTTAACTTTGGTCAACCATATCAGAGATAAATTTCCATTCGTTGTGGAAACAGTTAACTCTGAAAACAGAGTTTATCTTCAGAAAAGTTATTCTGAAAAAGTAAAATTTGAAAATCAATTTAAATCATTTTTAGATTATAAAACGACCCACAGACAAACAGATAATTTAAATGGGGGAAATTTATCTGCTCTCATTGAAACATTAGAAAAAGAAGCAAAGGTTTCCTTAGCTGAAGAACAAAAAAAAACTATTTCAGATGTCATTCAATCAAATTTTAGAATCATCTCTGGTGGGCCCGGTACTGGGAAAACAACCGTTGTTTCTTTCATTCTAAAATCATTAGAAAGATTAAAATTACTTCCAGAAAACGAAAGAGTCGCACTTGTGGCACCTACTGGTAGAGCCTCCCAACGACTAACCGAATCAATTCAAAAAAACTTAGAAAAATTTCCAAACCATCAAACCGATGTTAAAAAATTCAGAGGTCAAACCATTCATCATTTGTTAAAAATAAATCCAACAAACAACCAATCGAAGTATGGAGAAAAACGTTACCTCCCTTATGATTTGATCATCATAGATGAAACATCAATGGTTGATTTGAAATTAATGAATTTATTTTTTTCTGCTATTCATTTTGATACGCAAATTATATTACTGGGAGACCCCAATCAACTTCCTTCCGTTGGACAAGGGGAAGTTTTAACAGACTTGATTTTCACTTTAAAAAAGAAAAAAGATTTTTTATCAGAACTGACCAAAAACCATCGTTTCTCCGATCAATCCGAGTTTAGTATTTTTGCAGAAGCAGTGAAAACTTCGTTTGATCAAGATGAGAAAACTATCAATTTTCCGAAACCAACTCTGATTTCAAAATCAGATTGGAAGTCAGAAAAAGATTTTGTTTGGTTACAAGGTGATCGAACAAACAAAAAAGACGATAAGGGACAAAATCAAATATTGGATTTTGAACAAGATAGTTTAGTAGAATTCCTTTGGGATGAACTATTTTTACCAACGGCAATGTATACTTCAAAATTGAATTGGAATTCAGAAGACTTAAAAGTTCCACTGAACAAAGTTAAATTTGAAACCTTGATCAATGATTACCGATGTTTAACGATCCTTAGAAATGGATACTTTGGAATCGAATCCATCCAAAATCGAATATTGCAATTTGCGAAAAAATATATAACAAACAATTCCAATCAAACCCATCTGACCTATAAACATTTGTCAAAATCATTTTATTTTGAAGGGATGCCAATCATCATCAAAACGAACGATCAGATTCGAAAATTGTTTAATGGTGATATTGGCTTGGTAGTTAAAATTAATAATGAACTACGAGCTGTATTTCCAATAGAAGAGAAATTATATTCTTTCGCTTTAGATACCTTACCAGACCATGAACCTGCTTTTTTCCTAACCATTCATAAAAGCCAAGGCTCTGAATATAAATCCATATTTTTATACTTACCACCAATTGTTTCCTTTGATTCCTCTGAAGAAAATACAAACTCATTATTAAATCGGCGAATTTTATATACAGCTATTACACGAGCAAAAGAAAAAGTAATCCTTTTAGGCGATACGAATACTTGGGAATTTGGATTAAGCTCGTTTCGAAGGAGGTATACAGGGATACAAATTTCCTAGAAACAACTTCATTGTTTAAGAATCTCCTTCCTTTAACTTCACTTCGCTGAAAGCAAATTTCCCATCTAATCCGAAATAATAAAATTTTGGGCGTTGTGGGTTGTATTGTAAATCCCAAGCATCCAAAGCATTATCTACTCCAACAAACCATTGGAAGTGACCAAAAAATCTTTGTGAAAGTCTAAGATTCAAATTTGTATACGGATTTACCATCCTATACCCGTATGTTGGACTTACAGTACAATACGAAAGATTATTATCAGCACAATAGTCTGATACAACGGTTGGCAAAGTTCCGAGTGTATTTTGGATCATTGTTTGTGACTCTTGGTTGATCACAGTTTCCAACACATCAAAATTAGAAGGTAAATCAGGATTACACCAAAACGGATTTTTAACACAGTAATAAGGTTGTTTTCCAAATACTACAGCAAAGATAGACAATGAAATTCCACTTGATTTTTCATCGACTCGCACACTAAAATTCCAACGATGTTTTCCTCTTCCCTCTAAAGGCAACTTCGTCAATTCATCTCTACTATCTGTGTAAGTATATCCCACACTTGTCGTAAGAATGTCTGTCATCCGAACATTAAGGGAAGTTTCAATACCTTGCGTCATAGCCTTTTGGTAGTTAGATGTTTGATACACCATCAGACCAGAGTTATCTCTAACTGGATTTGTTCGAAAACCGATAAGATTATCTACATTATTATGAAATAAATTGGAACTATACCAAATCCGTTTAGTAATGTCCCATTCCCAACCAAAATTATAACTTCGCGATAATTCTGGTTTTAAATCAGAATTCCCTACAACACGATAACCTACTCCAGGGTTTAAAAAATTGAAGTATAAATCTTGGAAACTAGGTGCCCTATACCCTAAACCATTTGCGGCACGGAATCGAAATTGATCTGTTACATCATATCGTATCGCAAGTTTTGGCAACCACTCCCCTCCATAAATAGAATCATGGTCATAACGTATTCCAGGAACTATTTGAATTCTCGGTTTATCAGAAACTCTCCATTCATCTTGGATGTAAAAAGCATTCCTAAAACGATATGCATTCCCATTGATCGTCTGTCCTTTTGTTAATGTAGGATTAAAATCTTCAAAACAAATGTTTGGGTAAGTCCGTCGGCAATCAGGAGCTATTCTTGCAGAAGAAATTTGATCTTGGAGATTTTCTGCCCCAACAGATGTTATATGATTTTCTGAAAACTTATAATCAATTCTAGATCTAAATTCCGTTACAGCATTATCAGTTCTCTGTTGTGAATCTAAATCATCAGCTTTACGTTGGTCAGTAGTATACAAATCTTGAAATCTGGAATAATTGGCATTAAGATTTAAGTTAATTTTTTGAGATGCCGCCCAATCTACGTTAAAAGCACCCATAAAATCATGTGTTTTATTTCTCCTATCATATACTGTCCTAGGAAGAGTTGCATCAACTGCCGATTGGTCCAAATGCCGATAATAAAATTGACCTGTCAATGTCAGTGAGTCTGTAGCTCGATAAACCGTTTTGTTCGATAGATTCATGTCCTGAAATGCACTTCCAGAAGTTGATTCTAAAGGAGGAGTGTAACCTGGGAAACGAGTAGCCAAAATGTATTGGTTCACAAGTGGGATTTCGTTTGGGTAAGGATTATATCCAGGTGCAAGTGACGCATAACGTCCATTTCGTGGTCCATTAGTGGCATCTGGAGTGAGGTCATAACCTTCCCCTTTATGCCATCCGACTGTAAACAAAGTAGAAAGTTTATCTGACTTGGCACCAACAGAAGCATAATTACGAAATTCCATATAAGGGCCAAAGTATCTTTCACTTCCAGAACCACCTAAAGATCGAAATTCTGCATAAAGTGGGTCTTGTGCTTCCTTCGTTATTATATTGATCACTCCCGCAATCGCATCAGAGCCATAAATTGCAGATGAAGCACCTTTTACAATTTCAATACGTTCAATATCTTCTACTTTGAATCGAGTAAGATCAATGGATCCACTAAATCGTCCGGTTGTCCTTTGGCCATCCACTAGAATCAAAACATTTTGAGCAGATAACCCTTGCAATCGAACAGTTTGACCTCTTTCCCCTGATTGTGCAGGCCTCACCTCAATACCAGGAACATTGCCTAACGTTTGTGATAAGTCCCTGGCACCCATATCATCTATATCTTTTTTAGTGATCACTTCAGTGGTAATTGTTGAATCTTTTAGTAAATTTTTCCGCCTTGTGCCCGTTACAGTAATCATATTCGATCGATCCAATTTATCTAAATTCGGTTGTTCTCCACTGACTCCATGTTTCGGTTTTTCGTTTTTATTTGAACTTTTTGAGTTCAGATCTTTTTCTCCAGAAATCTCCGATAACGATTGTGGGTATAAGTTATTAAAGAAAATAAAACATACAACCAACCCGAAGAAAAAAAATCTGAACATACGTTCTAAATAATGAAACGCTGAAAGAAATTTCACAATTTTTTCCACTGAAACTTTGGATAGCCAGATGTTCCAGCTACACTATAATAATCTAAAAATTGGATAGCATACTTAGAACCATCACTACCTGTGATTATGTATACTTTTGTCTTTGCTGTTAAAATTCCATTTGAATAGGAATACCAAGTGCCATATCCAGATGGCATAGGAGACAAATCCAATGGTGCTGCCATCACTGGATTGATACTTTCTGAAGAAGCAGATACAGGACCTCCACCAGCACTTGATAATTTTACATCAACAATATTGGTGCATTCTGAACCATTGAATGTATTAGAAAAGTTTGTTGATCCAGAATCACATGCTCCTCCAGACCCAGACCCACTTGTCCCACCATTTGTTGCCACATTGTAACGTTTGAATGTAATATCCCATTGGTTAGTAGCTTCAGTTAGAACACCATTTGATTTCAAACTCACATAGACCCAAACACATGCCGAGGATGCATTCGCAGATGTGGTAAAAGAACCCGTCGTGACTACTGCATTATTTGGAACTGCAGTGCATGGTAAATTGTTTGTATTCTCACCAGATAACAAAAACAATAAAGCTGCCGAACTATCCTCTGATTTAGGATTCATGGAACAAAAACTTTGAAAAAAACCTAAAAAGATTACAAAGGAAATTCTAATTAAATTATTAAAATTGATATTAAACATAATGTTTCTCTTATAAAAGTTTAGTGCCGGAACAATGGTGTTGGTCCGGCAAAATTGTAATTAAAGTATACTTTCAGAATAAACTACGATTTTAGAAGCTTTGAGCAGGCTCGTATTACTAAATCGGAAATATGATTGGTTATTCGAATTTAAAACATTCGCAGAATTTGGCCAAGCAGAGTAATTGACTACTGCATTCTCTTTTTGCAATGACGATCGAATTTTACAATTCGCACTATTGACTCCAGTGACCCATAAGTAGGTTGTTGGTGCAGTAGAGGTTCCTGAGAAGGAAATACATATTTCTTGGTCACTCGAAAGAGAAAAGGAAGTTGGGTTTGCTCCACTATCAGCTTGCCCACCCTGATAATTACCATATTCTAAATTGCGAAACCATACATAGGGATTTGCACTCGATACAGACTTACCAGCGACAAAAGAATATTGTCCGGATGCATTCGGAGTTGAAGAAGTTGGTGTTTGCGAATAACCTAAGAAAAGATAAAAATAACCGTTATCCCCTAAAGCTTTCATACCTTCAAAAATAAAAAACCGACCAGGTCCTGATTGTGGCGTGCATAACTGCGCATAAGAACCTGAAGTGTAAGTTGCATCAATTACCGTTTCACATTTTTTACTAGCTTCAGAAGCAGCTAACAATCCTAAGAAAATTGTATTCTCATTTTGAGAATCCGTTTGTTCACAATGGAACGTTAGAAAACTAATACTGACGATAAGTCCTATTTTTAAAATTTGATTGAGCAGTTTCATAGATGCTCTCCTTTTCTAAATGATTCTTAGTCTCAAAAACTAGGACCCCAGCCTGGCGTCAATTATTATTTTGAGTCTCATTCTCATTAATCTTGACAAAGAGAGAACCTAGATCCAATCTTGCCCCATGAAACTACTTACGCTTAGATACATTGTCCCTAATCGGACTTCCCTCTCCAATAGCCTTCTCTTAACATCCTTTCTATTCAGTTTCACATTATTTGCAGAAACAAAAGATAGAATTGTCTCAGTCAATGGCACAGTGACAGAAATCATCTATGCATTACAAGTGAATCCATTACTCGTTGCTGTTGACTCTACTTCTTATTACCCTAAAGAAACTTCTTCGTTACCTAACGTTGGTTACCAAAGGACATTAACAACAGAAGGAATCTTAAGTTTTAAACCAACATTCCTTATCGGGTTGGAAACGGCTGGTCCAAAACAAACCATCCAAAACCTACGCGATACAAACATTAAAGTTACTTTATTTGCAGATGAATACCAATTGGATACACCTGCGAAACGAGTATTAGAAATTGGAAAATTATTTGGGAAAGAAAAAGAAGCAGAGACCCTTGCCAAACAAATTCGAACACAAATCCAATCATTAAAATTGAAAAAAACAAACGTCAAAGTTTTGTTTATTTATTCACGTAATCCAAGTTCTGTTTTTATTTCAGGCACTGGCACTGCTGCTCATTCAATGATTGAGTTATCTGGGGCAAAAAATGCAATCACTGAATTTATTGAGTATAAACCTTTAACCACAGAAGCCTTAGTAAAAGCAAATCCAGATATCATCTTAATGCCTGAAAAATCAGCAGAAGGATTTGGTGGAACAAATGCAATCTGGGGAATTCAAGGTATAGAACTTACTAGAGCCGGAAAAGAAAAAAACTTAATTTTAGTCGATGATTTACTTTTGTTAGGCTTTGGCCCGAGACTCCCAATTGTTTTAAAAACTTTAAATGAAAAATGGAAACAAATGGAATGATGAAGCAAAAATTCTTCATTCTACTCTGCGTTTTATTTACAATTGTTTCTGCCTTTCTCTCTTCAACTTTAGGAGCAATGGAAATCCAATGGAAAGAACTTTTATCATTTGGTTCCATTGAATCAAAGGTATTTTTTGAAATCCGAATCCCTAGAATATTATTAGGGATTTTAGTTGGCGGATCACTTGCTTGGTCTGGCGCTCTGGCACAAGGATTATTCAGAAATCCAATTGTAGATCCTGGTTTGATCGGTATCACAGCAGGATGTTCTTTGTTTGCTGCTATTGCAATCGTATTAGGTAGTTCAATACCATTACTCCACTCTATTTGGAGTGTAGTACTTTTTTCATTTATCGGAGGAATCTTATCTTGT
Encoded here:
- a CDS encoding exodeoxyribonuclease V subunit gamma, with the protein product MPIHYFAGLHLHEITSELTKQIKKEQKENPLSRPVVVVPNTNLIPWLKLNLPKYDDSHLSINIEFTFLEKAILKCIFNSMNIPIWSESEEFYDYESFRKDCFTYLYENKETLFEKNPEIKKYLSEIPKIYYLSDLLTKYFKDYELNRSDWINQWLGATDIKTNINASLLDDPYWNLEKEIYLGIITNQKKNLFYYLSKGKNLPLSGDLHLFCLSNLSGTYIDFLKSASLSENSKFNIYIYQFHNGKVLGQTTNKLNRSLSKFAKPQSYLAKEFARASEKKETPMYSSGGMLPKLKSILLEERIKEENFLNDHTVRVWNAPSTYREIESIAHDILYKLDKSKGELSLLDFAILVPNMNEYKSAIEWVFNGGIYTTEKETEVPTLKKLPYSISDLVAKDTSLVYKALTTIFQCFLKERIDTEDLIHLIQNPLVYNNGSANANEGVTQIIQLLDSLGSLYEENTEENPYTISFGLKRAMISVLADETISWEKLGIVNEPAADEQTIITLMHLWNQIINLKNFFQDEILNVPTTERFQLLETMLSQFFNFQEETEQERIFYRQWIKEIQNWCDTNWNTTKDLLLFINIQTEEIFSNIQTQRGNYLTEGITVSLLQPMRPIPFSHIYIVGLGEGKFPGARDVSRFNLRKNDYQPWDLNRIEIQESLFWETILSAEDSITFSYVGKNTLEDKEFEPCSSLFEIMFAMGIKTATEIPLTPYSRFYNMEILHSYDYSRNLRQYSNWNFTLTKPNFTEVEDLIPSDTNTNQPKEISIDVLTYSFRNPILRQLRENLGYFLEEDEPSSEEPFYFDTLEQFLFKSKFLPFFTETLVKEKNWPWDKAAIEHKLAELSKIAEQKAEYPYGTFHLVTSETLLNELIQLSETYQSIKMDFFANQDHIEYFDYVSIGDTGLRKAKKIPAYQMNETQSIIGEWENMICIGDIFYWFYPKTIYDKPEKGNEFIKDYFGKMMAVFLSACLFRSVGKKLIVFPILSKNNSTLDFSMLSEEKAKEYIQKSVSYIHSESPKYIPNVALNLFFANSYSNLNLFQTDIEEIEFAWKEFLAEESETVLELETKVMKLSPYTKELLENFSIKEALPLLLPLLKKGF
- a CDS encoding UvrD-helicase domain-containing protein encodes the protein MDHPLSKQKQFIEASAGTGKTHLIMKMLGDVMTHDVTNKIKENRLLNFLILTFTEKAAGELKTRLKFKILELYDQGKNPEYYHYLRDLDQITISTIHGFCNMILSEYPVETQSNPNVRLISNEELVKRKFYDLKRKEWGRRDKDTLANDILISNLFKKEDLIIYTTNKLLADTKNYEFPKFLSIHECLESAINLELETQIIEICDTLAGPIGDSIFKQGNKSTIQKWMDNWFELRSFAMAIQNRDIKTLTDQIKKISKLSRSIDKEEGSGFQYFLLLGKTVAKNLNEETKSFQSKLNRTVSFLNETFPLNQLDFKGSIFLQDTVGMLLSETKSIFEESEFLTYDQMILKVYDCIVRNPNQTLIQSIKERFNVCILDEFQDTDKNQYQIFKTLFLEQNSSSRMLFCIGDPKQSIYGFRGADIGIYLEASKDFEGSKSTLETNYRSTKELIAGLNFLFYDDTKEFGATHFFPIEEPGSKKENYLYKIVSAPDPADIKYKYSDPNESAIHIFNFEERFSNLNKTKNIWAETIKNEILNIKNTTTTIPYHKKGEPNLLQIKLKDIAILCGNKKETELVEANLTKAGIPCSIYKQRGIYQSREADQIENLLECLLSTNSSQSYKRILFSDIFCIQPNDINKFDEHSIDSYEKSLIDKWQRLIRDNRFATFFRSVMDETKLFWKEGANTLEWERKRTNIRQIFQKLIEVQMETNCNLEELLSSLRQLKQKKHSPEEEPLFDRETEADAVQILTIHASKGLEWPVVFLFYFGSRSPNLTNYEFPIEINKNAVIDRKWILSLWNANSDKEDESKHFLNEQKRLLYVALTRPNLRLYLPKIIWGTTKKEDSIPNTGYSKILYPELLRIQNKTSENIDFKNYFVFRSPNDFKSNENFNKESEAKVSDQKTPSPILYPSEIKIGRVLLQHSYTSLQSNEKNLQIVQNGQEKEIEETQEIVADINLQQLPSSAMVGNFLHNILELSDFSIYELSLEELIKNKAWKWAYENSFSRYPIDTSNLEINTESTVATLLKSAMMATLILADGNELKLSELKEEEKSSELKFHLLLQKLLLESGATLTEGFEHYLKGAIDLVFIKNNKFYIVDYKSNLLPNHDYSKSAVEHAVREKGYLFQKSVYSFILFEYLKSLFGAEVALQKFGGVFYLFLRGMNGKNQTGIYSDLKLSENDWTLQDFESIKKEVMVYIRNASDHLEKVYS
- the recD gene encoding exodeoxyribonuclease V subunit alpha, with the protein product MKLVNNAILSFAKSLQISYPNWDQSTINTISELMQQTLSGDLYVTITDLTLVNHIRDKFPFVVETVNSENRVYLQKSYSEKVKFENQFKSFLDYKTTHRQTDNLNGGNLSALIETLEKEAKVSLAEEQKKTISDVIQSNFRIISGGPGTGKTTVVSFILKSLERLKLLPENERVALVAPTGRASQRLTESIQKNLEKFPNHQTDVKKFRGQTIHHLLKINPTNNQSKYGEKRYLPYDLIIIDETSMVDLKLMNLFFSAIHFDTQIILLGDPNQLPSVGQGEVLTDLIFTLKKKKDFLSELTKNHRFSDQSEFSIFAEAVKTSFDQDEKTINFPKPTLISKSDWKSEKDFVWLQGDRTNKKDDKGQNQILDFEQDSLVEFLWDELFLPTAMYTSKLNWNSEDLKVPLNKVKFETLINDYRCLTILRNGYFGIESIQNRILQFAKKYITNNSNQTHLTYKHLSKSFYFEGMPIIIKTNDQIRKLFNGDIGLVVKINNELRAVFPIEEKLYSFALDTLPDHEPAFFLTIHKSQGSEYKSIFLYLPPIVSFDSSEENTNSLLNRRILYTAITRAKEKVILLGDTNTWEFGLSSFRRRYTGIQIS